The following nucleotide sequence is from Melioribacteraceae bacterium.
TCTTCGGGAAAAAACAACAGATTGTAGTTGCATATAAACTAACGATGAATGATGAACACTTTTTCCGTGGCGAAATATCTCAGGTTCTACCGAAAATAGAAAAAAACGAACTCAAAGGAGAGTTTGTCCTTCTAATTGAAAATCGCAGTTAGATACCCTACCATTTTTGGCAAGAAATTTGTTCATTTGTACATGAAATTATAATTATTTTAGTTAATCTTAGTAAAAAAGAATAAATAGGAACCGGAGGAATAAATGTTACAGGTTCAGGATGTTGATTTAACACCGAATCCACAAGCTTTAAAGTTCATCTTAAATGAAAAGCTTTTACAGTTAGAAACCCGCAATTTTGCTAAAAAAGAGGAAGCTCAGAATGATCCGCTTGCAAAAGGTATTTTTGATATCGAGGGGGTAGTTTCGGTTTTTTATATGGATAGATTCGTCACAATTGAAAAAGATCCGAAAGCTAGCTGGGGACAAATTCAAAAGCCTTTTGTTGATTTTATTTCCAAATTTGATAAAAACCTCGTTCCTGCTGAGAAAGAAGTAAAAATTACTGAAGAAGAACAATCTGATGTATTGAGAAAAATTAATCAGATTTTGGATCAAAGAGTTCGTCCTGCTTTAGCCGGAGACGGTGGCGGTTTAGAAGTAACCGGCCTCGATGGAAACACTTTGAAAATACGTTATCAAGGTGCTTGCGGAACGTGCCCAAGTGCAATTAGAGGTACTTTAGTTGCTATCGAAAATCTTTTGAAGAGAGAAGTAAATCCAGCAATTGAAGTGATTTCAGACTTATAAAAAAAAATTATAGCGCCTTAATTAATTAAGGCGCTACAAACTAATTTCCTTCCAAACTCAATAAGTAATCTGCAATAATTCCAAGATCTTTTA
It contains:
- a CDS encoding NifU family protein, translating into MLQVQDVDLTPNPQALKFILNEKLLQLETRNFAKKEEAQNDPLAKGIFDIEGVVSVFYMDRFVTIEKDPKASWGQIQKPFVDFISKFDKNLVPAEKEVKITEEEQSDVLRKINQILDQRVRPALAGDGGGLEVTGLDGNTLKIRYQGACGTCPSAIRGTLVAIENLLKREVNPAIEVISDL